In Bombus affinis isolate iyBomAffi1 chromosome 8, iyBomAffi1.2, whole genome shotgun sequence, the following proteins share a genomic window:
- the LOC126919172 gene encoding cytosolic carboxypeptidase 6 isoform X2, translating to MSDAEETESEDSDTEGGMGNVNKMIMRPPGHSGKAKKGHICFDASFETGNLGRVDLISEFEYDLFIRPDICNPRLRLWFNFTVDNVKADQRVVFNIVNISKSANLFRNGMTPLVKSSSKPKWQRIPRDQVFYYKSAQHQNHYVLSFAFSFDREEDVYQFALTYPYSYSRYLAHLDNLCTRLTCTNRETLATSIQKRKIELVTITSNLEDSQEHSRRVVVVLARVHPGESPSSFVCQGLMDFLVSSHPIAQVLRNYVVFKIVPMLNPDGVFLGNYRSTLMGQDLNRSWNKISDWLHPALVAIKPMLKNLDKSSRTPLDCVLDLHAHTNATGLFVYGNTYDDVYRYERHIVLPKLLAQHAEDYEIGNTMYNQDPHKAGTARRYLCSILKEHVNCYSIEVSMFGYTRKSTPGIFPYTEEGYYRLGRNLARVFLEYYKLMGIIPAGLPDQPSTKRTRQSRTRHRVLREPRPKTSRKPAPIHLASIHEYFQEETEMAASGGYRSMSGTRMSQLGTGTGSGTGVGGCRNRSYRFRSPGAPLDRVQALSRHPAEPRLTIIDFNQLTRGGLELATSKNRAKVARKAAKLNR from the exons ATGTCCGACGCTGAGGAAACTG AGAGCGAGGACAGTGATACAGAAGGAGGTATGGGAAACGTGAACAAAATGATAATGCGACCACCGGGACACAGCGGAAAGGCGAAGAAAGGACACATTTGTTTCGATGCCTCGTTCGAGACCGGTAACTTGGGCAGGGTGGACCTTATCTCAGAATTCGAGTACGATCTGTTCATCAGGCCTGATATTTGCAATCCGCGACTTCGCCTGTGGTTCAACTTCACCGTGGACAACGTGAAAGCGGATCAACGAGTGGTCTTTAACATAGTTAACATATCGAAGAGCGCAAATCTGTTTCGAAACGGAATGACGCCGTTGGTGAAGAGCAGCAGTAAACCAAAGTGGCAAAGGATTCCCAGAGACCAA GTATTTTACTACAAATCGGCGCAGCACCAAAACCACTACGTCCTCAGTTTCGCCTTTTCTTTCGACCGTGAAGAAGATGTGTATCAATTTGCTTTGACCTATCCATACTCGTACAGTCGCTATCTGGCACATCTGGATAATCTTTGCACCAGGTTAACGTGTACAAACAGGGAAACCTTAGCCACGTCGATACAAAAGAGGAAAATCGAATTGGTCACGATAACTTCAAATCTGGAAGACTCTCAAGAACATTCAAGGAGGGTGGTGGTCGTTCTTGCCAGAGTACATCCAGGCGAGTCACCCTCTTCCTTCGTTTGCCAAGGTCTAATGGACTTTCTGGTCAGTTCCCACCCCATCGCCCAAGTGTTGAGGAATTATGTCGTTTTCAAGATAGTGCCGATGCTAAACCCTGACGGCGTTTTTCTTGGCAATTATAG ATCCACTCTGATGGGGCAAGACTTGAATCGTTCGTGGAACAAAATCTCCGATTGGCTGCATCCTGCTCTGGTAGCGATCAAACCGATGTTGAAGAACCTCGATAAGAGTTCCCGTACACCATTGGACTGCGTACTTGACTTACACGCTCATACCAACGCTACGGGACTTTTCGTTTATGGAAACACCTACGACGACGTGTACAG GTACGAGAGGCACATCGTGTTACCAAAGTTGTTAGCGCAACACGCCGAAGACTATGAAATAGGGAACACGATGTACAATCAGGATCCCCATAAGGCTGGGACCGCGCGTCGTTATCTGTGTTCCATTCTCAAGGAACATGTAAATTGCTACAGCATCGAGGTATCGATGTTCGGATACACTAGGAAATCAACGCCTGGAATATTCCCGTACACCGAGGAAGGAT ATTATAGATTAGGCCGCAATCTGGCCCGTGTATTCCTAGAATATTACAAACTGATGGGCATCATACCCGCCGGTCTTCCCGATCAACCATCCACCAAACGAACAAGGCAATCACGAACAAGACATCGAGTTCTTAGAGAACCTAGACCGAAGACATCCAGGAAACCTGCGCCTATACATCTGGCCAGTATTCACGA GTACTTTCAAGAGGAGACAGAGATGGCCGCGAGCGGCGGTTACCGATCGATGAGCGGCACGCGGATGAGCCAGCTTGGGACCGGAACTGGAAGTGGAACGGGCGTCGGCGGGTGCAGGAACCGGAGCTACAGGTTCCGGAGCCCCGGGGCACCGCTCGACAGGGTGCAGGCCCTGTCCAGACATCCCGCCGAGCCGAGGCTCACCATTATCGATTTCAATCAGCTGACAAGGGGCGGTTTGGAACTGGCTACCAGCAAGAACAGGGCAAAGGTCGCTCGAAAAGCCGCGAAGTTGAACAGATAG
- the LOC126919172 gene encoding cytosolic carboxypeptidase 6 isoform X1, with the protein MAHGEGRDPLEHTSLYQRAESEDSDTEGGMGNVNKMIMRPPGHSGKAKKGHICFDASFETGNLGRVDLISEFEYDLFIRPDICNPRLRLWFNFTVDNVKADQRVVFNIVNISKSANLFRNGMTPLVKSSSKPKWQRIPRDQVFYYKSAQHQNHYVLSFAFSFDREEDVYQFALTYPYSYSRYLAHLDNLCTRLTCTNRETLATSIQKRKIELVTITSNLEDSQEHSRRVVVVLARVHPGESPSSFVCQGLMDFLVSSHPIAQVLRNYVVFKIVPMLNPDGVFLGNYRSTLMGQDLNRSWNKISDWLHPALVAIKPMLKNLDKSSRTPLDCVLDLHAHTNATGLFVYGNTYDDVYRYERHIVLPKLLAQHAEDYEIGNTMYNQDPHKAGTARRYLCSILKEHVNCYSIEVSMFGYTRKSTPGIFPYTEEGYYRLGRNLARVFLEYYKLMGIIPAGLPDQPSTKRTRQSRTRHRVLREPRPKTSRKPAPIHLASIHEYFQEETEMAASGGYRSMSGTRMSQLGTGTGSGTGVGGCRNRSYRFRSPGAPLDRVQALSRHPAEPRLTIIDFNQLTRGGLELATSKNRAKVARKAAKLNR; encoded by the exons ATGGCTCACGGGGAGGGTCGAGATCCGTTGGAACATACCAGCCTCTATCAAAGAGCTG AGAGCGAGGACAGTGATACAGAAGGAGGTATGGGAAACGTGAACAAAATGATAATGCGACCACCGGGACACAGCGGAAAGGCGAAGAAAGGACACATTTGTTTCGATGCCTCGTTCGAGACCGGTAACTTGGGCAGGGTGGACCTTATCTCAGAATTCGAGTACGATCTGTTCATCAGGCCTGATATTTGCAATCCGCGACTTCGCCTGTGGTTCAACTTCACCGTGGACAACGTGAAAGCGGATCAACGAGTGGTCTTTAACATAGTTAACATATCGAAGAGCGCAAATCTGTTTCGAAACGGAATGACGCCGTTGGTGAAGAGCAGCAGTAAACCAAAGTGGCAAAGGATTCCCAGAGACCAA GTATTTTACTACAAATCGGCGCAGCACCAAAACCACTACGTCCTCAGTTTCGCCTTTTCTTTCGACCGTGAAGAAGATGTGTATCAATTTGCTTTGACCTATCCATACTCGTACAGTCGCTATCTGGCACATCTGGATAATCTTTGCACCAGGTTAACGTGTACAAACAGGGAAACCTTAGCCACGTCGATACAAAAGAGGAAAATCGAATTGGTCACGATAACTTCAAATCTGGAAGACTCTCAAGAACATTCAAGGAGGGTGGTGGTCGTTCTTGCCAGAGTACATCCAGGCGAGTCACCCTCTTCCTTCGTTTGCCAAGGTCTAATGGACTTTCTGGTCAGTTCCCACCCCATCGCCCAAGTGTTGAGGAATTATGTCGTTTTCAAGATAGTGCCGATGCTAAACCCTGACGGCGTTTTTCTTGGCAATTATAG ATCCACTCTGATGGGGCAAGACTTGAATCGTTCGTGGAACAAAATCTCCGATTGGCTGCATCCTGCTCTGGTAGCGATCAAACCGATGTTGAAGAACCTCGATAAGAGTTCCCGTACACCATTGGACTGCGTACTTGACTTACACGCTCATACCAACGCTACGGGACTTTTCGTTTATGGAAACACCTACGACGACGTGTACAG GTACGAGAGGCACATCGTGTTACCAAAGTTGTTAGCGCAACACGCCGAAGACTATGAAATAGGGAACACGATGTACAATCAGGATCCCCATAAGGCTGGGACCGCGCGTCGTTATCTGTGTTCCATTCTCAAGGAACATGTAAATTGCTACAGCATCGAGGTATCGATGTTCGGATACACTAGGAAATCAACGCCTGGAATATTCCCGTACACCGAGGAAGGAT ATTATAGATTAGGCCGCAATCTGGCCCGTGTATTCCTAGAATATTACAAACTGATGGGCATCATACCCGCCGGTCTTCCCGATCAACCATCCACCAAACGAACAAGGCAATCACGAACAAGACATCGAGTTCTTAGAGAACCTAGACCGAAGACATCCAGGAAACCTGCGCCTATACATCTGGCCAGTATTCACGA GTACTTTCAAGAGGAGACAGAGATGGCCGCGAGCGGCGGTTACCGATCGATGAGCGGCACGCGGATGAGCCAGCTTGGGACCGGAACTGGAAGTGGAACGGGCGTCGGCGGGTGCAGGAACCGGAGCTACAGGTTCCGGAGCCCCGGGGCACCGCTCGACAGGGTGCAGGCCCTGTCCAGACATCCCGCCGAGCCGAGGCTCACCATTATCGATTTCAATCAGCTGACAAGGGGCGGTTTGGAACTGGCTACCAGCAAGAACAGGGCAAAGGTCGCTCGAAAAGCCGCGAAGTTGAACAGATAG
- the LOC126919191 gene encoding RNA-binding protein 5-like, with the protein MDNMYSNNIDPWEPGYGPERRGHNSDYDYRNDYGSSRSPDYVEHRDNDHRDRDHRSPEYRNHRGRDRDRERDRSRDRRDRSRDDRDRSYRDREDRYGRQRDRDSVERDRDRDRDRDRDRDRSRRDRDRERDRDRRGKREERDRDRDDDHSRESMDFEHDHGRTYGSSMEGIHYKSQSPNNTIMIRGLAQHITENDVRQDILNCGLMPKDIRLIRKKDTGASRGFAFVEFNATQEAARWMSLFQGVLMLQDQYRALMQYSIPKDCHVDKPPAKNTQDWHCVKCGAHNFKRRETCFKCSASRAESEEGGEGSDEISPHPTNTVLLRGLDVLTTEDSVLQAMKNLSSMPIRSIRIGRDSLTNTSRGVCYLEMGNVVDAMYLHTALTKQGLVVDGRKVEITYCKLHQINNTNTWKGNDSQSQRYTLDDVAQLAEYSANLYAKTPAQKAHYLQYYTQYYQNQIMQGSAITLPSLNQTDRVNAAAAVAQSAIQQLQASRKLGDSEEMKNRPTPTAPSSTTLASGRVPAHGSDGKIYSVPDVSTYHYDESSGYYYDPSTGLYYDPNSQYYYNSHTQQFLYWDAESFSYQPAKTATTVTQATGTTSSGTTITATASSTDSTNTITNQATTSSVTTATQETLKEDETKKKDSKQDKVKVAKKIAKDMERWAKTLNQKKENAKSNWNSEFAGGDGNQGVGSGAADAGYAILEKKSLANSYHEDEDQSGNNGLVAAYGGGSDTEEEIEDVQQEERQHTDWSKLACLLCKRQFPSKEALLRHQQLSDLHKQNLENWYQVRGLDPNDPQQRNNKYRDRAKERRAKYGEPEPPQPNKLKEKYLKTRVEEISVSYEEPTRAGIGSDNVGNKLLQKMGWSEGMGLGKSNQGRTSIIEAERRVPTAGLGAKSSSYSALPGDTYKDCVKKMMYARYQELSDT; encoded by the exons aTGGACAACATGTACAGTAACAACATTGACCCATGGGAGCCGGGTTACGGACCTGAAAGGAGGGGACATAATTCAGATTATGATTATCGTAATGATTATGGAAGCAGTAGGTCACCAGATTACGTAGAACACCGTGACAATGATCATCGTGATAGAGACCATCGTAGTCCAGAATATAGAAACCATCGGGGCCGAGATAGAGATCGCGAAAGAGATCGTTCAAGAGATAGAAGAGACCGTAGCAGAGATGACAGAGACCGTAGCTACAGAGACAGAGAGGATCGTTATGGAAGGCAGAGAGACAGAGATTCTGTAGAAAGAGACAGAGATCGGGATCGTGATCGCGATAGAGATAGAGATCGCTCCAGGAGAGACAGGGATAGGGAAAGAGATCGAGATCGTAGAGGGAAACGAGAGGAGAGAGATCGGGATCGCGATGATGATCATAGCCGAGAAAGTATGGATTTTGAGCACGACCATGGACGTACCTATGGTTCGTCCATGGAAGGCATCCACTACAAATCTCAATCTCCAAACAACACCATAATGATTCGTGGGCTTGCTCAGCATATTACAGAAAATGAC GTGCGGCAAGACATCCTTAACTGTGGTCTCATGCCCAAGGACATCAGGCTGATTCGTAAAAAGGATACAG GTGCTTCGCGAGGTTTTGCATTCGTCGAGTTTAACGCGACTCAGGAGGCCGCACGGTGGATG TCTCTGTTTCAGGGAGTACTGATGCTGCAGGACCAATATCGTGCTTTAATGCAGTACAGTATACCGAAAGATTGCCATGTAGATAAACCACCAGCAAAAAATACACAAGATTGGCACTGTGTTAAG TGTGGTGCACACAATTTCAAAAGAAGGGAAACATGTTTCAAATGTTCTGCGTCTCGAGCAGAGAGCGAAGAAGGCGGAGAGGGTAGCGATGAAATTAGTCCTCATCCTACGAATACAGTTCTCCTTCGTGGATTGGATGTACTAACGACCGAAGATTCGGTCCTGCAGGCAATGAAAAATCTTTCATCGATGCCGATACGAAGCATTCGTATAGGACGTGATTCTCTTACAAATACATCAAGAGGTGTATGCTACCTAGAAATGGGCAATGTAGTGGATGCCATGTATTTACATACAGCCCTTACAAAACAGGGATTGGTAGTAGATGGTAGGAAAGTGGAAATTACTTATTGCAAACTTCATCAAATAAATAATACCAACACGTGGAAAGGAAATGACAGCCAGTCACAAAGATATACTTTGGATGACGTTGCTCAATTGGCCGAATATAGTGCCAATTTATATGCTAAGACACCTGCACAGAAAGCTCACTACCTTCAGTATTATACGCAATATTATCAAAATCAAATAATGCAAGGATCTGCAATTACTTTGCCATCTTTAAACCAAACTGATCGAGTGAATGCAGCTGCAGCCGTAGCACAGTCCGCGATACAACAATTACAAGCATCTAGAAAATTAGGGGATTctgaagaaatgaaaaatagaCCAACACCGACGGCACCGTCTAGTACTACTTTAGCGAGTGGGAGAGTTCCTGCACATGGTAGCGACGGTAAAATATATT CTGTGCCAGATGTTAGCACTTATCATTATGATGAGTCATCTGGTTATTACTATGATCCAAGTACCGGGTTATATTATGATCCAAATTcgcaatattattataatagtcACACGCAACAATTTCTATACTGGGATGCTGAATCTTTTTCATATCAACCGGCAAAG ACTGCTACAACTGTAACACAAGCAACAGGGACAACGTCTAGTGGAACTACAATTACTGCTACAGCAAGTAGTACAGATTCAACAAATACGATTACCAATCAAGCAACAACTTCCTCAGTTACTACCGCGACTCAAGAAACTTTGAAGGAGGATGAAACTAAGAAGAAAGACAGCAAACAAGATAAAGTAAAAGTAGCGAAAAAGATAGCAAAAGATATGGAACGTTGGGCAAAAACCTTGAATCAAAAGAAAGAGAATGCAAAGAGTAATTGGAATTCTGAATTTGCTGGTGGTGATGGTAATCAAGGTGTCGGAAGCGGAGCTGCAGATGCAGGATACGCTATATTGGAAAAAAAATCTCTTGCAAATTCTTATCATGAGGATGAAGATCAGAGCGGAAATAACGGTTTGGTTGCTGCCTATGGTGGTGGTAGTGATACAGAAGAGGAAATAGAGGATGTACAGCAAGAAGAAAGGCAACACACAGATTGGAGTAAATTAGCATGCTTACTGTGTAAACGACAATTCCCAAGTAAAGAAGCATTGCTTCGACACCAACAGTTATCTGATCTTCATAAacaaaatttggaaaattggTATCAAGTACGTGGTTTAGACCCAAACGATCCACAGCAAAGAAACAATAAATATCGCGACCGCGCCAAAGAAAGAAGAGCAAAATATGGTGAACCAGAACCTCCACAACCAAATAAACTTAAAGAAAAATACTTAAAAACTAGGGTCGAAGAAATATCGGTGTCATATGAAGAACCTACGAGAGCCGGTATTGGTTCAGATAATGTTGGTAATAAACTTTTACAAAAAATGGGATGGAGTGAAGGAATGGGGCTTGGTAAATCGAACCAAGGTAGGACGAGTATCATTGAAGCTGAAAGAAGGGTTCCTACAGCTGGATTAGGAGCAAAATCGTCATCTTATAGTGCGTTACCAGGGGACACATACAAAGATTGCGTAAAGAAAATGATGTACGCGCGTTATCAAGAACTATCTGATACATAA